The window CACAATAAACAGCGCCGCTGGTTTTGGCTGATTCGACAGGTTTGCAGCCGGTGAGCAGTAATATTACGGCTCCCAAACAGTGCATTAATGAAAAAAGTTTCATACGACATCCGTGACTGATAGGCTGGGACAATCGCCACGATTGGCGTTGACCACGTCTAAGTGCTGATTATAACGCGAGTTATCCTTCAACGCTTGTCTGAGATGAAGTGCATTCTCTTACGGAATGAATGGAATAAAAAACATCAACGGCGGAGGTAGCTGTGTTGCGGCGAGAACGATGGCTGAATTTGCAACGAAAGGCGGATACGTTATGGCAACGTACGTGGGATCGTCATTTACGCTTAGCCGTCACGGGCTTGGCGCGCAGCGGAAAGACGGCTTTTGTTACTGCGCTGATCCAACAACTGGAACAGGCCGGTTTTAGCGCCAAATTGCCCCATTGGCAGGTTTTGCAGCAAGGCCGCTTGCTCGGTGCTCAGCAAGTGATTCAAACCCATCATCACATTCCAACCTTTGGTTATGCACAGGCGTTGTCGATGCTGGCATCTGATCCGCCGCAATGGCCAGAGCCAACCCAAACACTCAGTGAAATTCGCTTAGACTGCGCTTTCGTAGTCAGCAGTTATTACGGCAAAAAATTGGCCATGATGTCTGCCGCCTGTATTTAGATATTGTCGATTATCCCGGTGAATGGCTGCTGGATCTGCCGTTGTTAGATCTGAGTTATGCGCAATGGAGTGAACAGGTAAAAGAGCAATTACAGTCATTATCTCGTCGTCAATTGGCAGAAACCTGGTTACAAGCGGGTAATCATTGGGCCGCGACTCAGCCATTTGCTGCTGTCGTCGATGAAGTAAAACAAGTCTCGGCGCTGTATACCCAGTATCTGCATGATTGTCGGCAGCAGCTAGGGTTGCAGAGTATCCAGCCGGGGCGTTTTGTATTGCCGGGCGAGTTTGCCGGTGCGCCGTTATTGCAATTTGTGCCATGGGTTTGGCAGCAACCCGCTGAATCACCAGCCAGTGAGTCGCTGTATGGATTATTACAGTCGCGCTTTGAAGCTTATAAAGAACATGTCGTCAAACCGTTTTACCGCGATCATTTTTCCAGCTTTGACCGGCAGATCGTGTTGGTGGATTGTTTGCAGCCCTTAAAAACCAGCCGGGATGCAATTTATGATTTACGCGATACGTTGGGTCAGTTATTACAGAGTTTTCAATATGGTAATAGCCACTGGTGGCAGCGCTTGTTTTCACCACGCATTGATAAATTGCTGTTTGTGGCGAGTAAGGCCGATCATGTGACACCTGAACAACATCCGGCATTGCTGAGTTTATTACGTGAACTGGTACATCCAGGATTAGCACGAGCGCGGTTTGAGGGTATTTCGCTGGAGTGTATGGCGATGGCTGCTATTCGAGCCAGTGAGTATCATCAGGTTGATTATAACGGGCAGCCCTTAACCGTGTTGCATGGGGTTGATATGACCGGGCATGAGTTGGCGTTGTTCCCAGGCGTTATACCAGCCCGTATTCCTGAACCGGATTTTTGGCAAAACGCGTCATTGCGATTAACCGATCTTCGGCCACCGATTTGGAATAGTGCACAAGCCAGACCGCATATTCGGCTGGATCAAGTTTTGGAATATTTGCTGGGAGATAAGATGCAATGAAGCAACCAGCATCAATGTCTGATGTCAAAACGGCGGTTGAAATTCCATTAGATTTATTAACGCAGAGCACGATAGCCAAGAGTGCCGCACCAGTAGAAGTCACGCCGGCACAACTAGATGAATCGTCTTTGTTCATTGAAAGCGATGTCGAGTCAGAAAATACCGAATTACCATCGAAACCTACTTCTGGCTGGCTGCGTTGGGGGGCTGGAGGTGTATTCACTTTATCGTTATTGGAAGCGGGTGATTTTCTGTATCAGCAATGGTCACAAAGTTACTGGTGGGGGGGGGCATGGTCTGCTGCTCTCGGTTGTTTGTTGCTGGGCGGCAGTGTGGTCTTAGGACGAGAATATCGTGTGTTACGTCGTTTGCGGCGTAATCTTCAATCTCGTCAACAAGCCGAGTTGTTAAGAGCTGAGCGGCAGCATGGCAACGCGTTGGCTTTTTGCCGACAACTCGCGAATGAATTGCAACTGCAAAATTTACCTGCATATCAGCATTGGCTCGAACATATTGAACCTCATCATGATGACAGTGAAATACTGACTTTATTTAGTCAATTGGTGTTACGGCCATTAGATGATAAAGCGTTGCAACTCGTGCTGAAATCCAGTAGTCAGACGGCGTTGCTGGTGGCGGCAAGCCCATTGGCTCTGGCGGATATGGTATTAGTGCTGTGGCGTAATCTGAAAATGCTGCGTGAAATTGCGGATATTTATCAGATCCACTTAGGGTATTGGGGGCAACTAAGGTTGATCCGCCAAATTCTACAAAATATGGTGTTTGCCGGGGCTGCGGAGTTAGTCACTGAATTAGGCACAGATTGGTTTAGTGCTGAATTAACCTCTAAGTTATCGGCAAAATTAGCGCAAGGGCTGGGCAGTGGTTTATTATCCGCCCGTTTAGGGATTAATGCGATACAAGCTTGCCGTCCGTTAACGCTGTTGCCCGATGAGAAACCTAAACTTTCGCAAATCAGAAAAGCGCTGTTAAAGCGTTTAGGTGCCACAGTTAGCCACTTTTTCTCTACGAAAACAGAGAGTGAACAAAAAAATAAAACCGGCGGTTAAAGCCGGTTTTATCAAATAGCAGAGGTCAGCCGTTAATCAAGTTGTACGGTGCAGGGGAGTCGGACATGCATACACAATCCACCAGTCGGACGGTTATACGCGGAGATGGTCCCGCCATGTACTTCTATCGCGCGTTTCGTGATCGCCAAACCTAAACCATCACCGGGATTATTATTGCTGCGGAAAAAGGGCTGGAAAATAGAAGCTAAATTGTTGTCAGCAACGCCAGGTCCATTATCCGCAATTTCAATCACCAGCATATCATCGAGTTCCTGATGGACTTCGATATTAATATGACAACCACGACCGGCATGTTGCAGTGCATTTCGGATCAAGTTATCAAAGGCCCGTAGCAGCAATTCACCTCGGCTTTGGATGATGATCCCTTCATGTAGCGCATCATCCAGCTGTAGTTGAATTACACTGCCACTGTCTTTGGCTTCAAATTGAGCGTCATCTACCAGTGATTTCAACAATTCAATCAGGTCGATGTAGTCCTCTTTCGGTTGCGGAACACCGGATTCCATTCTGGCCAGCGTGAGTACTTCCCCAACTAAACTGTCCAGACGATGACATTCCTGCTCGATACGCTGCAGCATTTGTTCGGTCACTTCCGGTTTTTGCCGCATCAGGCCAATCGCCAACTGCAAACGAGCCAGCGGGGAACGCAAATCGTGGGAAACATCGTGCAACAGGCGACGTTGCGCGTCGATCAACTGTTTGAGTTTTTCCGCCATAGAATCGGTATCCCGACCTAGTTCGGCAAATTCATCGTACCGTTTGCCTATTTGTTTACTGACGTTGATATCGAAATCACCTTTAGATACTGCCTTTAGGCCATCACGCAGTGTTTCTATTGGGCGAGAAATTGATAAGGCTAATCGGCCACTGAATAGCAGACTCGTCAGCATTATCATAAAAAACAAAAATATCGGCGCGTCAAATAACTCAAAAA of the uncultured Tolumonas sp. genome contains:
- a CDS encoding TIGR01620 family protein encodes the protein MKQPASMSDVKTAVEIPLDLLTQSTIAKSAAPVEVTPAQLDESSLFIESDVESENTELPSKPTSGWLRWGAGGVFTLSLLEAGDFLYQQWSQSYWWGGAWSAALGCLLLGGSVVLGREYRVLRRLRRNLQSRQQAELLRAERQHGNALAFCRQLANELQLQNLPAYQHWLEHIEPHHDDSEILTLFSQLVLRPLDDKALQLVLKSSSQTALLVAASPLALADMVLVLWRNLKMLREIADIYQIHLGYWGQLRLIRQILQNMVFAGAAELVTELGTDWFSAELTSKLSAKLAQGLGSGLLSARLGINAIQACRPLTLLPDEKPKLSQIRKALLKRLGATVSHFFSTKTESEQKNKTGG
- a CDS encoding ATP-binding protein; protein product: MRRIFWKILLSFWLVILLSGIGTGIILTLYQDAKTLYSIVEIGERPNGITDSVARTLQSGGKKLLSEIIKPQLSNNTEAKAPRMPVPFVVDKNGKDLFDRTINDKAWLEAKRITENTNDTPGVEKVTLEDGEVFWIYLIRRPPPFPYNVIFELFDAPIFLFFMIMLTSLLFSGRLALSISRPIETLRDGLKAVSKGDFDINVSKQIGKRYDEFAELGRDTDSMAEKLKQLIDAQRRLLHDVSHDLRSPLARLQLAIGLMRQKPEVTEQMLQRIEQECHRLDSLVGEVLTLARMESGVPQPKEDYIDLIELLKSLVDDAQFEAKDSGSVIQLQLDDALHEGIIIQSRGELLLRAFDNLIRNALQHAGRGCHINIEVHQELDDMLVIEIADNGPGVADNNLASIFQPFFRSNNNPGDGLGLAITKRAIEVHGGTISAYNRPTGGLCMHVRLPCTVQLD